Sequence from the Ostrea edulis chromosome 8, xbOstEdul1.1, whole genome shotgun sequence genome:
ggccagagaagtttacatttaatacatgaaagcttcctgacataggagagattcaagtttgtaaaaatcatggcccctgggggttggttggggtcacaatagggatcaaagttttacatgtgaatgtatAGGAACCAAGGTTATTCCGGTGAGGGTTAGGGTGAGGGTGAGGGTGAGGGTTAGGGTGAGGGTGAGGGTGAGGGTGAGGGTGAGGGTTAGGGTGAGGGTTAGGGtgagggttagggttagggtgaGGGTTAGGGTGAGGGtgaaggttagggttagggtgaGGGTGTGGGTTAGTTAGGGTGTGGGTTAGGGTGAGGGTGAGGGTGAGGGTTAGGGTGAGGGTTAGGGTGAGGGTGAAGGTTAGGGTGAGGGTTAGTTAGGGTGTGGGTTAGGGTGAGGGTTAGGGTGAGGGTGAGGGTTAGGGTGAGGGtgagggttagggttagggttagggtgtggtccatgggcctcttgtcttctGTACGTTAGTTACACCATTTTCgcaaattatttacatattgccctgaaatgtcTACTAGTCAGAAATCCACCATCAGTTATAATTCCCTGAGAACACAGTTTCTACTTGTCAGAAACCCACCATCAGATATAATTCACCGAGCTCAGTGTACGCCTACATATAACTAGGTTTGACCAGATTTCAACTTTCTAGCTGttactataatatatatattttcctcCATAGATCTGACCGTGTGGACTCGAGCAGTGTGACCGGCCGGTTCCTGCTCCAGGCACTAAGGTCCTACCTTCACTTCTCGCAGCTCAGCTCCTGGCTAATCTCAAAAAAGGGTTGTCTTCCCCTGCAAATTGTCTACAGGTTTGTACAAAAGTCTGCTCCATTAGAGTAATCCTAGTCTTAAcaattgttttcttttacaaattATCTACAGTTTTGTACAAAAGTTTGCTTCGCTATAGTAACCCTAGTCTTAACAAttcttttcttttacaaattATCTACAATTTTGCACAATTGTGTATACTGTatgaatgatatatattgattcTACTACAAATTATCTACAGGTGTGTGCAAAATATATCGCTCATTCTGTAGCATATTCATATTTATCTGTAGAGTTAATGTTATTGAGGTCTCTGTGATTCACATTTATCTGTAGATTTAATGTTATTGAAGTCTCTCTGTGATTCACATTTATCTGTAGATTTAATGTTATTGAAGTCTCTGTGATTCACATTTATCTGTAGATTTAATGTTATTGAAGTCTCTGTGATTCACATTTATCTGTAGATGTAATGTTATTGAAGTCTCTGTGATTCACATTTATCTGTAGATTTAATGTTATTGAAGTCTCTGTGATTCACATTTATCTGTAGATTTAATGTTATTGAAGTCTCTGTGTGATTTACATTTATCTGTAGATTTAATGTTATTGAAGTCTCTGTGTGATTCACATTTATCTGTAGATGTAATGTTATTGAAGTCTCTGTGATTCACATTTATCTGTAGATTTAATGTTATTGAAGTCTCTGTGATTCACATTTATCTGTAGATTTAATGTTATTGAAGTCTCTGTGTGATTTACATTTATCTGTAGATTCAATGTTATTGAAGTCTCTGTGTGATTCACATTTATCTGTAGATGTAATGTTATTGAGGTCTCTGTGTGATTTACATTTATCTGTAGATGTAATGTTATTGACTCTGTGTGATTTACATTTATCTGTAGATTTAATGTTATTGAAGTCTCTGTGTCATTTACATTTATCTGTAGATGTAATGTTATTGAAGTCTCTGTGTGATTCACATTTATCTGTAGATGTAATGTTATTGAAGTCTCTGTGATTCACATTTATCTGTAGATGTAATGTTATTGACTCTGTGTGATTTACATTTATCTGTAGATTTAATGTTATTGAAGTCTCTGTGATTCACATTTATCTGTAGATTTAATGTTATTGAAGTCTCTGTGATTCACATTTATCTGTAGATTTAATGTTATTGAAGTCTCTGTGATTCACATTTATCTGTAGATTTAATGTTATTGAAGTCTCTCTGTGATTCACATTTATCTGTAGATTTAATGTTACTGAAGTCTCTGTGATTCACATTTATCTGTAGATTTAATGTTATTGAAGTCTCTGTGATTCACATTTATCTGTAGATTTAATGTTACTGAAGTCTCTGTGTGATTTACATTTCTCTGTAGATTTAATGTTATTGAAGTCTCTGTGATTCACATTTATCTGTAGATGTAATGTTATTGAAGTCTCTGTGATTCACATTTATCTGTAGATTTAATGTTATTGAAGTCTCTGTGATTCACATTTATCTGTAGATGTAATGTTATTGACTCTGTGTGATTCACATTTATCTGTAGATGTAATGTTATTGAAGTCTCTGTGTGATTTACATTTATCTGTAGATTTAATGTTATTGAAGTCTCTGTGATTCACATTTATCTGTAGATTTAATGTTATTGAAGTCTCTCTGTGATTTACATTTATCTGTAGATTTAATGTTATTGAAGTCTCTGTGATTCACATTTATCTGTAGATTTAATGTTACTGAAGTCTCTGTGATTCACATTTATCTGTAGATGTAATGTTATTGAAGTCTCTGTGATTCACATTTATCTGTAGATTTAATGTTATTGAAGTCTCTGTGATTCACATTTATCTGTAGATGTAATGTTATTGACTCTGTGTGATTCACATTTATCTGTAGATGTAATGTTATTGACTCTGTGTGATTTACATTTATCTGTAGATTTAATGTTATTGAAGTCTCTGTGATTCACATTTATCTGTAGATTTAATGTTATTGAAGTCTCTGTGTGATTTACATTTATCTGTAGATTTAATGTTATTGAAGTCTCTGTGTGATTTACATTTATCTGTAGATTTAATGTTATTGAAGTTTCTGTGTGATTTACATTTATCTGTAGATGTAATGTTATTGACTCTGTGTGATTCACATTTATCTGTAGATGTAATGTTATTGAAGACTGTGTGATTTACATTTCTCTGTAGATGTAATGTTATTGAAGTCTGTGTGTGATTCACATTTATCTGTAGATGTAATGTTATTGAAGTCTCTGTGTGATTTACATTTATCTGTAGATTTAATGTTATTGAGGTCTCTGTGATTTACATTTATCTGTAGATTTAATGTTATTGAAGTCTCTGTGATTCACATTTATCTGTAGATTTAATGTTATTGAAGTCTCTGTGATTCACATTTATCTGTAGATGTAATGTTATTGACTCTGTGTGATTTACATTTATCTGTAGATTTAATGTTATTGAAGTCTCTGTGTGATTTACATTTATCTGTAGAGTTAATGTTATTGAGGTCTCTGTGTGATTTACATTTATCTGTAGATTTAATGTTATTGAAGTCTCTGTGATTCACATTTATCTGTAGATTTAATGTTATTGAGGTCTCTGTGATTCACATTTATCTGTAGATTTAATGTTATTGAAGTCTCTGTGATTCACATTTATCTGTAGATTTAATGTTATTGAGGTCTCTGTGATTCACATTTATCTGTAGATTTAATGTTATTGAAGTCTCTGTGATTCACATTTATCTGTAGATTTAATGTTATTGAAGTCTCTGTGATTCACATTTATCTGtaaatttaatgttattgaaGTCTCTGTGATTCACATTTATCTGTAGATGTAATGTTATTGAAGTCTCTGTGTGATTTACATTTATCTGTAGATTTAATGTTATTGAAGTCTGTGTGATTCACATTTCTCTGTAGATGTAATGTTATTGAAGTCTCTGTGATTCACATTTATCTGTAGATTTAATGTTATTGACTCTGTGTGATTCACATTTATCTGTAGATGTAATGTTATTGAAGTCTCTGTGATTCACATTTATCTGTAGATGTAATGTTATTGAAGTCTCTGTGTGATTTACAGGTTATATTCTCCGGGAGAGACGGTGGTTCCCGGCTTTACAGACACCGGTGAGATGCACAGCTTCCCTGTGGCAGATCTCGGGACTGAGAGATTGAAAGTCTCAGTTGTCTCAATGCCCAGATTAGCTGAAATCCCAAATCTCCTCTGTCAAGATGAGAAAAATGTCTCGATGAGGAAAAAAGCTAGTCCTGATCGAGACCTGAGTCCGAAGGTCATGTCTCCTACAAGCATTCTAAATAAACCTAGTTCAGATTTTGGAAATTCCAGAAGCAGTGCAAGTGTACCCAGCATTAAGCCCAGTCAATCTGTAGGAAGTGTACCCAGCATTAAGCCCAGTCTATCTGTAGGAGCATGGAGCAAGAAGACCGAGGAACTCCGTAGGACGTCTCCAGAGTTGTTTCAAGATAATGGAAACAATTTACCTGACCTCCATCAAGGAACCAGTTTAAACAGAGGGGGTCCCATAATTAGTCAGGAGTCTGGAGCAATTCCAAAACAGAGGGGACAAGGACCGAGAGGAGGGGTAGACTCTCTGACCTCCAAACCACCTGTTGTCAAGAAACTTCAGGCTCAAGTGCCTGTGGAAAGATCAGGTATAAGTCCTGATGTGTCCGAGTTAAAGATGTCATTTAAAGCCCAACCTTTGCCATTATTACCAGATGAACCACCCAATCAGAGAGATTCTGACTTTCTGGTGAGTCGCTTACCAAGTCCGAAAGTCCTGTTCACCTCAGCAGGAAAATCCACACAGACATTCTACAAAAAGCGCCATCTGGATTTGAGTTCGCCAGAATCCATTGAGGATCGTGTTCTTGCCAGTAAAATCTCAAACCTTGTCAAACCGCTGAACTCTGATGATCTAGAAAATTACCTTGCGAGTTTATCTTCACACCAGCCAGAGAAAGGACTTGGAGCCAGTCTAAGCAACATTCCCACAAtgcattgtaaatattgtaaatttaatgtcGGAGATGAGCCAAGCTCGTCTTTATCAAAATCTGACATAGGACAGCTGACCTCGCATGATAAATCCTCGCTCAGGCGGATTCTGCAGGAGTCGTCTGTTTCACCCGATGGAGTTAAAGCTGCTGGATGTCACTCTAGTCAAACCCCACAGACAGGTAGTCAAACCCCACAGAGAGGGAATGACTCGGACGTATCAGTTGTCTGTAATCTACAGAAGATATTGTCATCAGAATCTCAAAATCTCCACATACATACGGACAGTGTCCAACCTCATAGCTCATCCGAAACAAAGTCAAAAGAAGATAGCTGGAAATCAtccataaaaaacaatgaaaGGCAGGACAGGCAGGTACAAGGTGCCTTGTCTCACAAACACAATGTCCAACCTCACAGCTCCTCAGAACCAAAGTTGAAAGATCACTGGAATTCATCCATAGAACACAGTGAACAACGGAACAAGCAAGTACAGAGTCTCTCATCTCACAGAGAATCCGAGGAGCACTCCTCTGTATCCAGTGAGACCTACTCGCTGTTCGATGACTTTGTTGATGATATTTGTGACCTTAGTGCTAGTGCGATGTTGAAGAGTATACCATGTGTTAATAGTAGGACAGAGATTGAATCCAAAGTGGACAAAATGCAACACGAGTCACTTACACCAACAGATGTACACATACAAAACAATTCATCAGAACCACAGTCACTTACACCACCAAGCTCACAGGCAGATCCCACTCAAAAATACCCAGATCCCACTCAGAAATACCCAGATCCCACTCAAAAATACCCAGGTCCAAGATCCAACTTTAGGAAGAGTTTTTCTGAGCCAGAAATGTTAGGTCACCAGTTGACTTTGTGTCAGTTGGATGAGTTAAAGCTTTCGCCTGATGAGAATTTGTCGGATTTAGATTCTGTGTTGTCCAAATCATTCCATGACATTTTCAGCTTGGACAAATCGTCCAGCGACTCGACTCCTACAAACAGTCTTTCAGAATCCAACGGATTCAAACATTATTGTGATATCAAATCTAGAGACGTATTTAAAGACTTGACAAAAAGTTCAACAAACTCATCCACATGTAAGAGCTCAAATAACCAAGATTTGATGATCTGTACAAACAGTGTTACAGAAGTGAATGCCCCAGACAGTCAGAATTATGATAGAATAAAGTTGGGAGGATCCGGAAGAGGTGAAATTGAGAGGAATGGATTCAAAGAGGATGAAACTGACAGTGGTGGATCAAGGAGGAGCATGTGGGAGAGGAATGAAGTTGGTGAAGAAGGATCTAAGATTATTGCTGGTGCATCCAACAGAAGTGGATCACAGAAGACCAAATCGTCACTGTGTCAACAACTCCTGAAGAAAGAACTGCAGCGCTCTTACACTAGTGTAAGTATTGTCCAGCTACACTATTGTACAGTTACACTATTGTATAGATACACTATTGTACAGTTACACTATTG
This genomic interval carries:
- the LOC125667403 gene encoding atos homolog protein A-like — protein: MKPETGSPDMEDCVWNPVELFVDVGILIVEARTPDLSPKGRSEGQHCPPAQGVQGVKVTPWHQCDLHREQCRRADQIKTQILKLSRNHIPLIIEVLLLPDCDHGRLEACSVDGSGVGCNDDSVLLERWEILLQQKRSDRVDSSSVTGRFLLQALRSYLHFSQLSSWLISKKGCLPLQIVYRLYSPGETVVPGFTDTGEMHSFPVADLGTERLKVSVVSMPRLAEIPNLLCQDEKNVSMRKKASPDRDLSPKVMSPTSILNKPSSDFGNSRSSASVPSIKPSQSVGSVPSIKPSLSVGAWSKKTEELRRTSPELFQDNGNNLPDLHQGTSLNRGGPIISQESGAIPKQRGQGPRGGVDSLTSKPPVVKKLQAQVPVERSGISPDVSELKMSFKAQPLPLLPDEPPNQRDSDFLVSRLPSPKVLFTSAGKSTQTFYKKRHLDLSSPESIEDRVLASKISNLVKPLNSDDLENYLASLSSHQPEKGLGASLSNIPTMHCKYCKFNVGDEPSSSLSKSDIGQLTSHDKSSLRRILQESSVSPDGVKAAGCHSSQTPQTGSQTPQRGNDSDVSVVCNLQKILSSESQNLHIHTDSVQPHSSSETKSKEDSWKSSIKNNERQDRQVQGALSHKHNVQPHSSSEPKLKDHWNSSIEHSEQRNKQVQSLSSHRESEEHSSVSSETYSLFDDFVDDICDLSASAMLKSIPCVNSRTEIESKVDKMQHESLTPTDVHIQNNSSEPQSLTPPSSQADPTQKYPDPTQKYPDPTQKYPGPRSNFRKSFSEPEMLGHQLTLCQLDELKLSPDENLSDLDSVLSKSFHDIFSLDKSSSDSTPTNSLSESNGFKHYCDIKSRDVFKDLTKSSTNSSTCKSSNNQDLMICTNSVTEVNAPDSQNYDRIKLGGSGRGEIERNGFKEDETDSGGSRRSMWERNEVGEEGSKIIAGASNRSGSQKTKSSLCQQLLKKELQRSYTSDSVEIHTKFPTQEQVHRFQRNLEQSSNMVFNSSTGLPSRSSPAPLKRKTVGRFDYDNTLVNSRAIKNALSCSKLTLDSESSRSAVTPDQSRILSTSAPASTNCLLGNFEESVLNGRIEPIGVVDGFTCDIGAGGSFCPKHVSLPVTAYFFQLSDDNAPSPYLGHINLENLGKKGYHIPKCGTVQVTLFNPNKTVIKMFVVMYDLSDMPPQCQTFLRQRTVYMPVEENSSQPSYLRYLIHLRFASSKSGKLFLHTDIRVLFARDKFEFDPNVAKYELRSFTEAPSNPKFSPRR